The DNA segment AGCGAGACGGTGGCGCCGGTCACGGTCCCGGCGATCGAATTCGGACCGCTCAGAATCGCCGAGACCGCCCTGGATCCCGGCGTTGGACTCGGGCTCTACCTGACCGCCGGCGTGCTCGTGAGTCTGCTCGGCGTCCGGTTCGCGGCGTATCTGAACGCGACGACCGGCGACGAGGCAGACGCCGCGGGCGAGGGCAACTCGCCGGGCTAGAGGACAATCCCTATGAATGCCGGGGCACCGACCCCGCCGTATGGACGAAACGATCCACGCGACCGGCCACGAGAACGTCACTGCGACTCACGAGAGTACCTTCGAGTTAACCAGCGACGACTACCTCACGCCCGCTGGCGACTGTATCCTCGGGGTGGAGGCCGACCGAGTGCCGACCGATTTCGACGAGGCGTTCGTCGCCGCGTGTCAGTCCGCGGGCGCGACGATCACCGCCACACTCGAAGCCGGCGATCACACGGTGACCGTCACGGGTCGCGGGCACCCGGATCTGTCTTTCGAGAACGACCGCTCGATGGTCGCCCGCACGAGCGAGTACGTCGACGACCGCACGATCATGATCGGAGCCGAGGCCGCCGCGTCGAATCTCGATCGCGGCTTGATCGAGGCGCTGTCGGCTGGTGCCGAGTTGA comes from the Halapricum desulfuricans genome and includes:
- a CDS encoding DUF371 domain-containing protein gives rise to the protein MDETIHATGHENVTATHESTFELTSDDYLTPAGDCILGVEADRVPTDFDEAFVAACQSAGATITATLEAGDHTVTVTGRGHPDLSFENDRSMVARTSEYVDDRTIMIGAEAAASNLDRGLIEALSAGAELTLTLSVE